The uncultured Methanobrevibacter sp. genome contains the following window.
TTCCGGAAAAACCATAACTGCAAAAATAACCGATAGTGTTCATAGTAAACCGATCAATGGTGTTGATGTCAAGGTAACATTTACAAAGAACGGTAAAACACAGACAAAAACCTACACCAGTGATGTAAACGGTTTGATTAGGATTACACCTCCAGCTTCCGCTGGAACATATTCGCTAACTATTGTCTCTGCAACCCCTCATGTTAAGATGTCTGAAGTCAAAAGGACCGCCAATGTCAAAAAGGCTCCCGTATCAATCAAGGCATACAGGGTGTCTGAGTATAAGGGATTCAAGGTGACATTAAAAGCCACTGTAAAAAGCCAGGGCAAAAAGGTCAATGAAGGAAAGGTAACATTCAAAATCAACGGCAAAACCTATAATGTCAAGGTGAAAAACGGTGTTGCTATCAAAAGGCTCAAGCTCAAGAAAGTCAAAAAATACACCTACTCCGCCAGATTCGCTGCGTCAAACTTCAAGACCTCCAAAAAGGTTTCATCAAAGGCAATAATCAAAAAACGTCTGGATACAAAGATAGTTATTAAAGACCAGAGGGTATATATGAACGACGCCAAGGTGTTCACCATAAAGGTATTGACAAAATCCGGCAAGAAGGTCAAGGATGGAAAGCTTAAAATCAGGGGTGTCGGTACAGTTGAGGTGAAAAACGGAAAGGCCAAAGTGGTTAAATACGGTCTGGGAATAAAGCATCTCAAAAAAATCAATGGAAGAACAGAATACTTTAAAAAGACCGTAACCAACAAGTTCAAGCTCAAGTACGTTCCAACTTCCCACAAGTACAAGGCAAGCACCAAAAAGCTCAAGATTACATCCGTGTTCAAATGTCCTGGGTGCGGCAAGACCCATACCCATAACCATTATGCCGTAGGGTACTATTTGGTCTACAAAACAAGAATTGTTGTTTCTTAAAGGGGATTTCATCCTCACTTTTTTTATTTTTTCCGCATTGCTTTTTCATGCCCAGATAAATATTGCTTTAAATCGGTTAAATTTCAATTATAAGTAAATTTTGCTTTTATTTTATCTTGTAGATAATTATTAATATGATTTGTGATAAATAAGTACTTATGAATGCTGAAAAAGAACTTTTGGATAAAAATTATCCTCAATACAATGACTACAACTTCAAAAGCATTCTTCATCAGCGGGCCAATGGACTTTTAAAATTCATTGGGATTCCTTATGAGATACTGTCGGTGACCTTGTCGGAATACATGAATCTGGGTCCTGGAATTTCCCGTATAGACTTTGCAGGTGATGTATATAAGGATGGGAGGGTAATCAGTTTGATATTGGAGTGTCAAACTAAACTTCCAAACGATGAAGATATCAAGCGATTTTTCCAATATGTAGCTTCGATGAGGATTTTTAAGAACAATGATGTTGAATTGTACATATTGTGTACAGAAAAATCGGATTATGCCAAAAAGGAATTCAAAATCAATGATGAATGTACATATACGATGCATGTGATTTCCCTTAAACAATTCAAGGCAAGGAAAATATTTAAAACCATTGAAGACAAATTAAAAAACAAGGAATTAATTACTGATGAGGATATTGCATCACTTCAGGTAATTGTCTACACAGATTATGAGGAAGCTCCCTTGGAAATTCTTATTCGGGCACGTAAACTCATTGAAAGAATTTCTGTGCAATCCAAAATGGATTTAAATGACAAAAAAGCTGTAATATATTTGCTTGATGTGTTGTGTGTTAATATGTTAGATGAAAATGATGCTGATAGATATGGGGAGGAAACAGATATGTTGCTTAATCCAACTGATAGGTATTTGCTAAAAAAAGGAAGAAAAGAAGGCATTAAAGAAGGTATAATAGAAGGTAGAAAAGAGGGTATTGATGAAGGTAAGCTTGATGTTGCCTATAAATTAATGGATAAGGGTTTTTCAATTGAAGAAGTTGTTGAACTAACTGGTTTGGCCAAAGAATTCATTCTGAAAGGCAAATAACTGATTTTTTAAAATTCATTAGCATGGGAAAATATTTTTACTATATAATAATATAATAATTATTATGAACATCAAGTATGGTTTAGTTTTAATCATAATAATTGTCGCTTTAATTTCCGTATCTGGTGTAAGTGCTTCGGACAACCAGACGGATGATGAAATAGTGCGCGACATAAACCTAACGTTTGAAGAACAGATGTGGCAGGAAAACCTTAGTGATATTGAGGTGGAATTGCCTGAAAACGCCACAGGGGACTTTTCCATTAAGGTAAATGATGAGATAATATACAATCAGTCAATCACTGAAAAGTCATTTAAGGTTCCAATCAAGCTTCCAAAGCCTAAATATGAATTGTATATTGCAATATATCCTCCTGTTGATTATAAATTATATAAGGTCAATGCATTTTATAATGGTATCGACTTAAACCTCAACAAGGACCTTAAGGTCATGAGACCTTCACCGGATCACAATATGCTGTTCTTTCCAAATGAGATTCTTCAAAACGACCCGTATCACAGTTTGATTGTCTTTCCAAGATCAGCCAACGGGGATGTTGAATTCTACATCGATGACAGGCTGTTCAACAGGACAAAGGCCAGACCTGTCTTTTACTGGCAAAACAACCCTTTCAAAAATCTGGATCTGGGAAACCATACATTTAAGGTAGTCTATTATGGAGACAGCTATTATCATCCATTCAACAAGACTTTCAATTTTACCGTTACCAATGTCATAATTGACATTCCGAACCCTATTAACATAGGCCATGACGACTGCGTAAGCGTGAGGACATTAAAGAATGTTGCAGGCAATGTCAAGGTATATCTTGACAATGTTTTGATTGCAAATTCAAAAACCGATGAGGGGGATTTCATTCTTTCCCTTGAAAATTACATCAAGCATTCCAATAAGGAAATCAAGGTCGTCTTCACAAGCAAGAACTTCTCAAGAACAAAGATTCAAAGTGCCAACATGAGTTATGATTTTGATGTTTGGCCTGAAACATTATACTATGGATTCGACAAGATAATTGAGGTTACTTTGCCCGATACCCTTAATAACAAGCTTTTAAAGGTCATGATTGATGGTGTCGAATGCAAATTCAAACGCTCAACAACCGTAAACAACATTGTTGAAATCGATGTTAGCAGACTTGGAAGCGGAAACCACTCAATGTTCATCTCCTATCCTGGAGACGGCAAGTTCTATCCATTGAACAGGATTCATAACTTTACAATCGAGTATCATATATCTCTTCCGGACATGTTTGCATATAAAAGTTCTGCCAAGGCATACATTAAGCTTCCTTCCGATGCAAGGGGAAATCTGGAAATTTATGTTGACGGAAAACTCTTTTCATCATCAAAAGTCAATAAGGGCTAT
Protein-coding sequences here:
- a CDS encoding Ig-like domain-containing protein, giving the protein MNIKYGLVLIIIIVALISVSGVSASDNQTDDEIVRDINLTFEEQMWQENLSDIEVELPENATGDFSIKVNDEIIYNQSITEKSFKVPIKLPKPKYELYIAIYPPVDYKLYKVNAFYNGIDLNLNKDLKVMRPSPDHNMLFFPNEILQNDPYHSLIVFPRSANGDVEFYIDDRLFNRTKARPVFYWQNNPFKNLDLGNHTFKVVYYGDSYYHPFNKTFNFTVTNVIIDIPNPINIGHDDCVSVRTLKNVAGNVKVYLDNVLIANSKTDEGDFILSLENYIKHSNKEIKVVFTSKNFSRTKIQSANMSYDFDVWPETLYYGFDKIIEVTLPDTLNNKLLKVMIDGVECKFKRSTTVNNIVEIDVSRLGSGNHSMFISYPGDGKFYPLNRIHNFTIEYHISLPDMFAYKSSAKAYIKLPSDARGNLEIYVDGKLFSSSKVNKGYAEVGMGLIDVGTHNVVAKYSGDDYNVSSVEWRVYVSPKVDFNYRFTAGGNEYITVEVPKNHTGYVIFSIDEKDHKVLIKNGVARYSLKNLNVGEHDIYFDYYDDNGYNDLSNWVLVDVKKPKVKFLTAEASFDGVNVKVKFLTSKGKVLANKKVKISFNGKTYTVKTNKKGIATLKKSLKLKKSKYSLKVNYMGYKITKKLKVKKLSLKTKVGKKKVTIQVKINKKIKNQVVKVKVNSKTFKIKTNRKGIAKLAVKKAKKMNVRAIYKGSSVSEKIEA